The Pocillopora verrucosa isolate sample1 chromosome 14, ASM3666991v2, whole genome shotgun sequence genome has a segment encoding these proteins:
- the LOC131789722 gene encoding uncharacterized protein: MASCDNTVGITDSTNISTKVLAPPGGKTSISLFGGDAPEPPAPKKEVNACQAARNKSNVFASDGPAPAPDTAAAHHKQSQQRRQHSSVFGESSQPAPVAQPFEPEPRKPHSVNPHQEARQKSSLFKEPTEPAKPPPPRKGSDIIAGRGQDEPAHTSVKVHAPPGGVSHISFG, from the exons ATGGCGAGCTGCGATAACACAGTCGGAATAACGGACTCGACCAATATATCCACGAA AGTTCTTGCACCTCCTGGTGGGAAAACATCCATCAGTTTGTTTGGTGGTGATGCACCTGAACCACCTGCTCCTAAGAAGGAGGTAAATGCCTGCCAAGCAGCTCGAAACAAATCCAATGTCTTTGCATCAGATGgtcctgctcctgctcctgaCACAGCAGCTGCTCACCATAAGCAAAGTCAACAAAGAAGGCAACATTCCAGTGTGTTTGGTGAGTCAAGCCAACCTGCACCAGTGGCTCAACCTTTTGAGCCTGAGCCGCGAAAGCCTCACTCAGTGAATCCTCACCAGGAGGCACGGCAAAAATCTTCACTTTTTAAGGAGCCTACAGAACCAGCCAAACCTCCCCCACCAAGGAAAGGCAGTGACATCATTGCAGGACGCGGCCAAGATGAACCAGCTCATACATCAGTGAAAGTGCATGCTCCTCCTGGTGGAGTTTCTCACATCTCTTTTGGTTAA
- the LOC131789713 gene encoding iduronate 2-sulfatase-like — translation MKPRQFHFATLLFLITYLMICTSNGSPQDKMNVLLIVADDFRQALGSYGNNVVQTPNLDQLAQRSIRFAKAASQQAVCGPSRISFLTGRRPDTTKLVYNKKLTYWRVNAGNFTTLPQHFKDSGYFTASSGKVFHPGKASNSTDDYPYSWTIPPYHPSTHEYKNAPVCPSVDGQLHTNVVCPVDVKKQPEGTLPDIQSTQYALNFLKNYTDSNNNNQPFFLAVGYHKPHLPLKYPKEFLDMYPIEEIDIAANPELPFDLPPVAYEPWTDLRWRDDIAALNLSFPYEPIPDFYAKRIIQSYYAATTYMDSLVGQLLTALDEYGLTGNTIVSFIGDHGFALGEHQEWSKYSNFRGTTNVPLIIHVPGMTDNRDHGGSGIVSDALVELVDLFPTLSELAELKVPDLCPDDSSNITLCSEGLSFAPLLKNLDMPWKKAIFSQHPRPSDEPQQNSCAPTLSEITIMGYSMQTSSYHYAEWIQYDHETQKGNWSNVHARELYLGPRDDVNVASVPSLSNLVQDLSDQLRKGWRNALP, via the exons ATGAAACCTAGACAGTTTCACTTTGCAACTCTATTATTTCTCATAACGTATTTAATGATCTGTACATCGAATGGATCCCCTCAAGATAAAATGAACGTTCTCCTTATAGTAGCCGACGATTTTAGACAAGCGCTGGGCAGCTATGGGAATAATGTGGTACAAACTCCGAACCTTGACCAGCTCGCACAACGTTCGATTCGCTTTGCCAAAGCCGCTTCACAGCAAGCTGTTTGTGGTCCCAGCCGAATTTCATTCCTTACTGGCAGGAGACCAGACACAACAAAGcttgtttacaacaaaaaactTACCTACTGGAGGGTGAATGCTGGAAATTTCACTACTTTACCACAACACTTCAAGGATAGTGGTTATTTTACCGCTTCTTCAGGAAAAGTCTTTCACCCAG GAAAAGCATCAAACTCTACTGATGACTATCCATATAGTTGGACCATTCCACCTTATCATCCTTCAACTCACGAATACAAAAATGCACCG GTATGTCCAAGTGTAGATGGTCAACTACACACCAACGTTGTATGTCCAGTCGATGTTAAAAAGCAACCAGAGGGAACATTGCCAGACATTCAGAGCACTCAATATgctttaaatttcttaaaaaattacactgattcaaacaacaacaaccagcCGTTCTTCCTGGCTGTTGGTTACCACAAGCCGCACCTCCCTCTGAAATATCCTAAAGAGTTCCTCGACATGTACCCCATAGAGGAGATTGACATAGCAGCAAATCCCGAACTTCCCTTTGATTTGCCGCCAGTGGCATATGAACCGTGGACTGATCTGCGATGGAGAGATGACATTGCAGCACTAAATCTGAGTTTCCCATATGAACCCATTCCAGATTTTTATGCCAAAAGGATCATACAAAGTTACTATGCTGCAACAACCTATATGGACAGTCTAGTCGGACAGTTACTGACAGCTTTAGACGAGTATGGTCTTACAGGCAATACAATTGTGAGCTTCATTGGAGATCATG GTTTTGCATTGGGTGAACATCAGGAGTGGTCAAAGTACAGTAACTTCAGAGGAACCACAAATGTACCCCTAATAATCCATGTACCTGGTATGACTGACAACAGAGACCATGGAGGCTCAGGAATTGTATCTGATGCTCTTGTAGAATTAGTGGACTTGTTTCCAACTCTTTCAGAACTGGCTGAGCTGAAAGTGCCAG ATCTTTGCCCAGATGACTCTTCAAACATCACTCTGTGTTCAGAGGGTCTCAGCTTTGCTCctcttttgaagaatttagaCATGCCATGGAAAAAGGCCATCTTTAGCCAACATCCAAG ACCATCAGATGAACCACAACAAAACTCGTGTGCGCCTACGCTTTCTGAGATTACAATTATGGGATACTCCATGCAGACAAGTTCTTACCATTATGCTGAGTGGATACAATATGACCATGAAACACAGAAGGGGAACTGGTCGAACGTACATGCCAGGGAATTATACTTAGGTCCTCGGGATGACGTGAATGTTGCTTCCGTACCTTCTCTATCGAATCTGGTCCAGGATTTGTCAGATCAGTTGAGGAAAGGCTGGAGAAATGCTTTACCATAG
- the LOC131789707 gene encoding espin-like, whose translation MVKCSNFILLPVSTLTLHICFVFALNLKSQKLNMGAECGFQTKQQLNECILRCPWSEYPLPPVHRACRDGDILSLTYLTIQGDRLAVFHSINAQDQFLMWTPIHWAAYFGKVECVKRLVECGLNIDITEGRFEQSAAHLAAFAGHVDVLQWLLENGSSGQKQDSLGDTAVHKAARCGSIQCLRLLQEFGTPLSTFNLYRQTPCDLASSLGYEQSVQFLRNHSCATVSSQRKSKRLLDDGDYTEQAKRPRNGVVEYFDHLEELGPNAVNHNLHISNDENQWIDSTNSFQNGHVNDEHFKSTSYSSCLSAKNSDVDMHSDEVQETNAIETNSSDLYLNQPVRCLSLCSHMQ comes from the exons ATGGTAAagtgttcaaattttattttgcttccAGTTTCAACTCTCACTCTCCACATTTGCTTCGTTTTTGCGCTTAATTTGAAGTCTCAAAAGTTGAATATGGGAGCTGAGTGtggttttcaaacaaaacaacagctCAACGAGTGTATTTTGCGCTGCCCTTGGTCGGAATACCCGCTTCCTCCAGTACACAGAGCTTGTCGAGATGGCGATATTCTTAGTTTGACCTATTTGACCATCCAAGGAGATAGGTTAGCAGTTTTTCACTCAATTAATGCTCAGGATCAATTCCTTATGTGGACACCTATACACTGGGCAGCTTATTTTGGAAAG GTTGAATGTGTGAAGCGCCTTGTTGAGTGTGGATTAAACATTGATATAACTGAAGGGAGATTTGAACAGTCTGCAGCTCACCTTGCAGCCTTTGCTGGTCATGTGGATGTACTCCAATGGCTGCTGGAAAATGGGTCTTCTGGACAGAAGCAG GATAGTCTTGGAGATACTGCAGTGCACAAGGCTGCTCGCTGTGGAAGCATTCAATGTTTGAGGTTGTTACAGGAATTTGGAACTCCCTTAAG TACTTTCAACTTGTACCGGCAAACACCCTGTGACCTTGCTTCCTCACTTGGCTATGAACAAAGTGTTCAGTTCTTGAGAAATCACAGCTGTGCTACAG TGTCAAGccagagaaaaagtaaaagattaCTTGACGATGGAGACTACACAGAGCAAGCAAAAAGACCCAGGAATG GTGTTGTGGAATATTTCGATCATCTTGAGGAACTTGGTCCAAATGCTGTAAATCACAATCTGCACATTTCAAATGATGAAAATCAATGGATAGACAGTACAAATAGTTTTCAGAATGGGCATGTAAATGATGAACATTTCAAAAGCACAAGTTACAGCAGTTGTCTCTCTGCTAAGAACAGTGATGTTGACATGCATAGTGATGAAGTTCAAGAAACTAATGCAATCGAAACAAATTCTAGCGATCTTTATTTAAACCAGCCTGTTAGATGTTTAAGTCTGTGCAGTCACATGCAGTAA